The Rhodopseudomonas palustris genome window below encodes:
- a CDS encoding deoxyguanosinetriphosphate triphosphohydrolase, producing MSVGMAAPRAAFSCDPDRSRGRQFAEPPSSNRSAFRRDCDRVIHSNAFRRLKHKTQVFVFHEGDHYRTRLTHSLEVAQIARAIARQLGLDEDLTETLALAHDLGHPPFGHAGERALDACLRAHGGFDHNAQTLRVLTALEHRYPDFDGLNLTWETLEGVVKHNGPLTDRAGRPLPRYAESGAPIGIVEFSQRFDLELWSFASLEAQVAALADDIAYDAHDIDDGLRAGLFRVDDLRAVPLTASIIDKIGRRYPALDESRRGAELVRELISHLISAVTAETMRRLGEAAPRSAEDVRRASTAMVAFPAETAAAEAQIKTFLWTHMYRAERVMAVMNDAEAIVADLFRRYCDHPDDLPPDWLPADGPVAECEADRFRRIRNFIAGMTDRYALTEHQRLFDSTPDLR from the coding sequence GTGTCGGTCGGAATGGCAGCTCCTCGCGCAGCCTTCAGCTGCGATCCGGACCGTAGCCGCGGCCGGCAGTTCGCCGAGCCGCCGAGCAGCAACCGGAGCGCGTTCCGCCGCGATTGCGACCGGGTGATCCATTCCAATGCCTTCCGCCGGCTGAAGCACAAGACCCAGGTCTTCGTGTTTCACGAGGGCGACCACTATCGCACCAGGCTGACACATAGCCTCGAGGTGGCCCAGATCGCCCGCGCGATCGCACGCCAGCTCGGCCTCGACGAGGATCTGACCGAAACGCTGGCGCTGGCGCATGATCTCGGCCATCCGCCGTTCGGCCATGCCGGCGAACGCGCGCTCGACGCTTGCCTGCGCGCGCACGGCGGTTTTGACCACAATGCGCAGACATTGCGGGTGCTGACGGCATTGGAGCACCGTTATCCGGATTTCGACGGGCTGAATCTCACTTGGGAGACGCTGGAAGGCGTGGTCAAGCACAACGGCCCGCTCACCGACCGCGCCGGCCGGCCGCTGCCGCGTTATGCCGAGAGCGGCGCACCGATCGGCATCGTCGAATTCAGCCAGCGCTTCGACCTCGAATTATGGAGCTTTGCCTCGCTCGAAGCCCAGGTCGCGGCGCTTGCCGACGACATCGCCTACGACGCCCACGACATCGACGACGGTCTCCGCGCCGGGCTGTTCCGGGTCGATGATCTGCGCGCCGTGCCGCTGACCGCCTCGATCATCGACAAGATTGGTCGGCGCTATCCCGCTCTGGACGAGAGCCGGCGGGGGGCGGAACTGGTGCGCGAGCTGATTTCGCATCTGATCAGTGCTGTCACGGCCGAGACGATGCGGCGGCTCGGCGAGGCGGCGCCACGATCGGCCGAGGACGTGCGCCGTGCCAGCACGGCGATGGTCGCCTTTCCGGCCGAAACGGCCGCTGCGGAGGCCCAGATCAAGACGTTTCTTTGGACCCATATGTACCGCGCCGAGCGCGTGATGGCGGTGATGAACGACGCCGAGGCGATCGTCGCCGACCTTTTCCGGCGCTATTGCGACCACCCGGACGATCTGCCGCCGGACTGGCTGCCGGCCGACGGCCCGGTCGCCGAATGCGAGGCCGACCGCTTCCGCCGGATCCGAAATTTCATCGCCGGCATGACCGACCGTTACGCGCTGACCGAACATCAGCGGCTTTTTGACTCGACCCCGGATTTGCGTTAG
- the argS gene encoding arginine--tRNA ligase, whose product MPDQAIPTHLFAQILARVHAACVALAGEDTLPEGVDLSRIVVEPPKDASHGDMATNAAMVLAKDAKAKPRDLAEKIAEKLRAEDQIAEVVIAGPGFINLTLKPAVWAQALRAVLDAGASYGRSRIGGAEKVNVEYVSANPTGPMHVGHCRGAVFGDALANLLETAGYDVTREYYINDAGAQVDVLARSAFLRYREALGEPIGEIPEGLYPGDYLVPVGTALAAEHGPALKEMTEPQLLSAVRAKAIAMMMEMIRADLAALAITHEVFFSERSLIEGERNRVADTIDFLRAKGDVYQGRLPPPKGAPVEDYEDREQTLFRATAYGDDVDRPLLKSDGSYTYFASDIAYHKVKFDAGFGNMVDVWGADHGGYIKRMQAAITAVTGGEGALDVKIVQLVRLLRNGEPVKMSKRSGDFVTLREVVDEVGSDAVRFMMLFRKNDAVLDFDLAKVIEQSKDNPVFYVQYGHARGHSIFRNAKEAFPDLPDATEDRIAFLKAADVERLTDPVELDLLRRLALFPRTIEAAALAHEPHRVAFYLYDLASEFHALWTRGRDLPHLRFIINNDAEITKARLAMVQGVVSVLASGLAILGVTAPDEMR is encoded by the coding sequence ATGCCCGATCAAGCGATCCCGACGCATCTTTTCGCCCAGATTCTCGCGCGTGTGCACGCGGCCTGTGTCGCGCTCGCCGGCGAGGACACGCTGCCTGAAGGGGTGGATCTGTCGCGCATCGTGGTCGAACCACCAAAGGACGCCTCGCACGGCGACATGGCGACCAACGCCGCGATGGTGCTGGCAAAGGACGCCAAGGCCAAGCCGCGCGATCTCGCCGAGAAGATCGCCGAGAAGCTGCGGGCCGAGGACCAGATCGCAGAGGTGGTGATCGCGGGACCGGGCTTCATCAATCTGACGCTGAAGCCGGCGGTGTGGGCGCAGGCGCTACGCGCGGTGCTCGACGCGGGCGCCAGCTACGGCCGTAGCCGGATCGGCGGCGCCGAGAAGGTCAACGTCGAATACGTCTCCGCCAACCCCACCGGGCCGATGCATGTCGGCCATTGCCGCGGCGCGGTGTTCGGCGATGCGCTGGCGAATCTGCTGGAGACTGCCGGCTACGACGTCACCCGCGAATACTACATCAACGACGCCGGTGCGCAGGTCGACGTGCTGGCGCGCTCCGCGTTCCTGCGCTATCGCGAAGCGCTCGGCGAGCCGATCGGCGAGATCCCGGAAGGACTGTATCCGGGCGACTATCTCGTTCCGGTCGGCACTGCGCTTGCCGCCGAACATGGCCCAGCGTTGAAAGAAATGACTGAGCCGCAGTTGCTTTCGGCGGTACGCGCGAAAGCCATCGCGATGATGATGGAGATGATCAGGGCCGATCTCGCCGCGCTCGCGATCACGCATGAGGTGTTCTTCTCGGAGCGTTCGCTGATCGAGGGCGAGCGCAATCGGGTCGCCGACACCATCGATTTCCTGCGCGCCAAGGGCGACGTGTATCAGGGCCGTCTGCCGCCACCGAAGGGCGCGCCGGTCGAGGACTACGAGGACCGCGAGCAGACGCTGTTCCGCGCCACCGCCTATGGCGACGACGTCGACCGGCCGCTGCTGAAGTCGGACGGCTCCTACACCTACTTTGCTTCCGACATCGCCTACCACAAGGTGAAGTTCGACGCCGGCTTCGGCAACATGGTCGACGTCTGGGGCGCCGATCATGGCGGCTACATCAAGCGGATGCAGGCTGCCATCACCGCGGTCACCGGCGGCGAGGGCGCGCTCGACGTCAAGATCGTCCAGCTCGTCCGCCTGCTGCGCAACGGCGAGCCGGTGAAGATGTCCAAGCGCTCGGGCGATTTCGTCACGCTGCGCGAGGTGGTCGACGAGGTCGGTTCCGACGCCGTCCGGTTCATGATGCTGTTCCGCAAGAACGATGCGGTGCTCGACTTCGACCTCGCCAAGGTGATCGAGCAGTCGAAGGACAACCCCGTTTTCTACGTCCAGTACGGCCATGCCCGTGGCCATTCGATCTTCCGCAACGCCAAGGAAGCGTTCCCGGACCTGCCAGACGCGACCGAGGATCGCATCGCTTTCCTGAAGGCCGCGGACGTGGAGCGGCTGACCGACCCTGTGGAGCTCGATCTGCTGCGACGTCTGGCGCTGTTCCCGCGCACCATCGAGGCCGCGGCGCTGGCCCACGAGCCGCACCGGGTCGCTTTCTATCTCTATGATCTCGCCAGCGAATTTCACGCGCTCTGGACGCGCGGGCGCGATTTGCCTCATTTACGCTTCATTATCAATAATGATGCAGAGATTACCAAGGCGCGACTGGCAATGGTCCAGGGCGTCGTCTCGGTTCTGGCATCTGGGCTTGCCATTCTCGGCGTCACTGCGCCGGACGAGATGAGGTAG